One Coffea eugenioides isolate CCC68of chromosome 2, Ceug_1.0, whole genome shotgun sequence genomic window, TGAAAAAAGAGTATTATCAATGGTCATTGTGGCACGCATTATAAAAAATGTAATAATAATTGCTACACATGATCCAGGGAGGTTTCCTTttgaaaacaaacaaacaaacaaacaaaaaatggtGAACGCCTTAAATGCAGCTTATACAGGCTGCACATTTTGAACCCGTGCATGGGTTTGCTTTAAGAGTCATCATCCGCAGTTGATTTAGACCTGAGATCATATTATCTGAATTATCCTCTTCTTTGATGATAGAATCAAAACTAGCTTTGATTTGTCCCTGCTTTGTATAGCCGGTGGGGTATGAATTTGAGGTTGTCGGATGAGGTACCATATTCCCTTTCACAATGGAATGAGATCAAGATTGCAGTTCTTCATCtccttttttaactttttctttcttgtgcCCTGTCAGGACCTTTTTCTAATTTTACTTGGCAGGCAATTTGTCAAAATAGTACTCGTTGACAAAGTTTTAAGCAAGGAATTTATACCTTAACAACACCGAATGGTTCGACCTCAAGCTATCGTTGATAAGATCCTCTTTGCTAGTAAGCTAGTACTGCTTTTGTAGGCTGATTGATGCCTTAAAGTTTTATCTAGAGGGGgaaaatttaaaagaacaaagaaaagaaacaaaaagctGATGCCTTAGGAGCTGCTGCTGTGATTCATGTtattctcctcctcctcctcctctctctcaGTTATGGAGTCAACCAACAAGCGTACAAGATTTTAACCGGTAAAGTTAATAGCTACAACTGTAAATTTCCTCTATATGTACTATATGCACCGGCAGGAAATTTCATCACCAAAGCTGCTATATCTTTTGAAGACCAAGAAAACTAAAGATTTTTGCTCATTTGGAGGGGGGCATCCAAAGCTTCAGCTTGTTGTTTTTGAAATGCTCATTTATTTCGTTCTCAAATGAAAGTAGTACAAGAAGTAGAATGATCAGCAAATATGCTGCTAGCTTAACACAAGACGAAGAATGTTGGATCCCTCCTCCGTGTCACATTACGCGATTGTAAAGTTCAACATGAGCATTTGCTCAAGAATTATACAGATTAATTATCTATTAACAAAATCCAATCATttcagtttaaaaaaaaaagaaaaaaaaaagaaaaacaggatGAGAAGTCTAGCTTTGCCCTGCCTTGCTTGTCTATTATTACAAGTGGGACTGCGTCAAATTGCACTGAAACTGAGAGTAGGATAACTTGTCTGCTTATAATTTCCACCTTTCGATGTTGTGCGGTCGTTACTGGTACCGAATATAATTGAGCCTGAAACTTTTCCACTGTTAGAGCTTAATCTTGATAATGTCATGTCGTACACCCGAAACGACTCCTAGTCAATTGGGTAACTAAAAAAACGCAATCACATCTTGATTTGATTTATGACAGTAATAAGAAAATTTAGCCATCGAAAGGTGGAAATTATCCCATGAGAAACTTTCTTGTTACAAGAAATccaatgtttgaaaatgaaGCAGTGGTGTCTTTGATttattgggtttttttttttcaaaaataaagtatATTTCGCATGTATATAATGTTCATGTACCGGACGGATGATGATCTGGTGAAAAGGGGATGTATACTAGAAGGGACTTTGTTCACGAACCATTCATGGTAATTGGAAAACCACATGTCCATGTCCTGGTGATATTACTCTATTAGATGCCCGAATGATAAGGTTGATTTCCTAATTTACGTCCAGAATCCATGCACAGTTCTGCCCTTTAGAGCAAGCAAACCGCTAAATTCAATGTATTTAGAATCGCTTAAGATCAAGAACGCAATACATGCATAGAATTGCGAATCTGTTATAGACCAATACAGTTGATTGAGGGAACCAATCCATAGCATCATGATGACAATTGACTTAGTGTATCCGTGGATTTGGTGCTTCATTTCTTCGGCCTTTTCCACCGAGCACGACAAGATTCTCCCATTTTGTGTGTTTGGATATACACAGACGTAGTATTTGAGATATCCTATTATTACtgtagcttttttttttatttctttggtGATACGacgtatatgagataaaaaaatgatcgtaaatataaattatataaGTTGAAAAAGTGGGTTTATAATGGAAATGAACTGTTACTCGAGGGATAACTTTTGTTTAAAAAGAAAACGTTGCAAGATAGGAATTAAAGATCACAGAGTTACAGGCTGTGGACAACTTTTGGCCGAGACCAGCTGCCACAATTTGGCTTGACAATTTCGGTAAAAGGTATTTATATAGTAATACAATGCTAACATCGGATAACTACTGGAACATAACATGACATAGATTTAAAAACATGCTTCCTCAATAGGAACCAGCAGCTCATTTTGACTAACCCTAAAGCCAATCCAGCGTGACAAATGACAATTCACATTTGCGCTAATCCAATCCCATACACATataattgttttccttttccgCTTATTCGCGGATATGCGTTTTACCTTTTTCCTGTTGGTTCCCATTATCCATTCCCATGCATTGCATTTTAAAAAtctatatatatcaaattattacagtaattttttttataaaaattttaaaaaaatacaattcAAACAAAGCGGTCATCACCGAGTCCCGTTTCGATTTGTgcaaagaaagatttaaaaaacgCCATGGGAGTATGGAGCATGTCCCTAGAAGGGCTGTCAAACGAAGCAGAGACTTGTCTAGAAATCAAATCCAAAATGTCAAACACACCGCGTCAAAGCGTTAGGGGGATTAATTTAAGCACCGGACGCGGATCATAAGACCATTCTCATTCTTCAACTCCCAAGTTCGCATGGAAAGAACCAATAATACCactaattatttataaaatcaaacaaaaattcttTATACCTTAAAAAGATCAAGTAGTGGTGTCTAGTGTACAGAGTACGTCGGTTGGATAATAAATTGGCGGGGAATCCACGCGAGTATGGCGGGGCCAACCACCGGTGCTTCCCATTGAGTTAGGGTATGAGTGGATAAGCTGACGCCTGTCCGTATCCCGGCGTGCAAGCCAAACATACCGTTGAGACCCCAACCGCCAAATTGCCACGTGGAGACGTTGATTTTTGGAACCGCCAATCGTACCGTATGTGTACGTCCACATACGCACGACAGGTTGGAGGAACCCCCATCTAACATGATGGGGCTGTAGTAACACGTGATCACCATGCCGAACGTACATACAGACAACTTCACCTCCGGAGCAAGTCACATGTGAAATGGGTGGCGTGATTAGCTCATTAGTGAAGCTGGCTGGGCGGCTGGCTGGCTGGCTGGCTCTGGCttagttggaaaaaaaaaaattgcctaTGAGAAGTCAACAAGTGGGAAAAGCCGGCGGGTGGGGTCTGGAGGTTTGAAGCGGTAAACGCGGAGATTGAGTCCAACTCGGTCGTTTGCCTTTTGCCCCCGCCTAAGTTTGAATGTTGGAGGAGCAGTGGATCTCTGGATTTGGGCAAGATAACGTTCGACTTGGAGGCTTATCCAAAACCAATGGAAATCATCAACTatggttttccttttctttggaGGCAGCCGATTTGACATCCCCCAAACCCTCCACTCCCACCCTAGCCCCCCTACGGGAAAGATAAAGATTAATGATAATGAGACAACCCCTCATGATGTCGTTAATAACAAAATTGCCCCCCCGCCCAACTcccaccaaaaacaaaaaaaaagagttcaaGCAATGTTGTACGTCTAGTTATTTATTGATCAAATCATTCGATGCCAACTTCAGTATGACCTGGCGGTTATTACTCATTTAGAACTAAGAACACAATCGACAATGGACTTGCAACAATTATCCCCGTCATTTTGTCAACGATGATATTTGTACTCAAGACGGGATATGATCTCACGGAATTACTAGGAGATTTGTCAGATTCGGGAGATAGTacgagtgtgtttggattgtaaattatttgagacaATTTCTGTAAAAAaatattgtaacacttttttgatatgatgtatgtgagataaaaaaataattgaaaaatatgttaatGATACAAACAAATCAATGTGCATAAATAAagtgtaaataaaataaaataattgacaatccaaacacattgaTACTTGAATCCATTGTTGATGTTGTGGTAAGGAAAAGTTATTACCATCAACATTTCCGACTCCTTTTTAGGTTGTAGGTTAGTTCATCACTTGAGAATGCTAGTTTGGCACCAAAACAATTCGAAGTGTGTTTTGACAGGAAATTATTTGttcaaatatatttgtttacatcatcattacaatttctaatatacctttttatcttctcaattacttttttatctcacatacatcacatcacaaaaaatgatatagtaaaaatatctcaaataacttacaatccaaacattGAATATATTaggaagggggagggggaggcgGGGTACGAGGAAGGAAGGAGGTTCTACATACTTGCTTTGAAGATTCAAAGGACTATCCCATGGATTGGAGGTTTCTAGCAAAAGAAAATCTTAAGGTACGTCATGGAATGTATATTTTAAACTCAAATACATGTCATATAAAGAGAGGGGCGAAAATGTAATCTCAATACAGCCTAATAAGTCACATGGACTTGGGGGCAAAAGACAATACTCTGTTTTACAAaccaaataaacaaacaaaaagaaGGCCCCAATGTAGATTGATGTGACTCTTGAATCCAGAAACTGACTGACAAGAGCATCAACTTTGCACATTAAACATTCACAGGTCTCAAATGAAAAAGTACACTTGATTAATTAGAAtaagattcaaaaaaaaaatcattactTAAACTGAATCTAATGCCTTTTCCGGGACCATTCTACATCCTTCGATATTTGTTTAATATCTCCAGCTAAAACGGATcatgattaataaaaaaaaaaatgtttacatGCTGATCGAGATTTTCtagagtcttttttttttgtttgcatgGACAAATTTTTAAACAAATCTCATTTGAATAAAAATTGTATTACCACAAAGTGGAAAATTTCCACTACTTCGTAAATGAGATTATTTGAGACAAGTGTTACCCTTTTAACTTCATGCAAAAGCAATGTTTTAAAAGGTAAAAGTGTTGGATGGGGTGCTCTATATCCGTTCAAGTGGGATAACCACtgggccaatggctcagtggccacTAGGGAGGGGCTTAAGTTCCTTCTTGGACTGTAGGTGAAAGTTCAAATATCACCTgcagcgaaaaaaatctaaggaTTGTGCCAGAGCACTCCCTTAGTTtagttgggtctgtatacccactagCCCCCTATCACAGCCTCCTTAGACTCCCTCTCCCCCCTAAATTTGGAAagaataggttatacaaatgtattgttgctgacacaaaaaaaaaaagtgggatGAAAACCTTGAGACATGAGGCGAAAACCCTAtaaatcttgaatttttttatatttataaaatataagaaatattacaaaaaatgcaaataaatataataaagaTTGGGTAAGATAAAGGAAATGTTTAGAATTATATAATTACCTAACTTGTGAATTACCACTACAATGGTTTAAATTACTAACAGAGATAtgtagccaaaaaaaaaaatactaacaCAAAACATTCATCTAAGCCAACGTTAGTCAAGTTGGGTTGAGGACTAgcttcattccaaaagagtcttCTAACTACTACATACATGATACATACAACTTACAAGTCGAGGTCAAAGAAAAGAAGTCTCATATCGCATTCATTAATGTTTCTTTACTCTCCGGtgagttttgaattttgactaAATATCAATTTTTTTGTGTTCTCCCGCTGGGCACGTTTTCTTCTGGGTTCGCATTCTTTTTGCTCGTAAGTCTTTGCGTTTGGTTCCCACTTTGAGCAAGTCTCCCTCTTTCTCAAACATGTGCGTTCTTTCGCTTTATATTTAGAAGGGGAGAGGTAGGGATGAAGAGACGATTGGAATTCGACATGGAGAGAAGTGTTTGCAGATTGGGGAGAGGATCAAGGATTTAGTGATTAGGGATTTTCGAGAGGAAATTAGagatttaattttaaaaaaatggaagaatttgGGATTTCTTAACATATAAAAGGTTAAAAACCAAAACCAAGTAGAAAATCATAGAATAATTTAAGAGATGAATGCCTCCAACCTTAAGGATTAAAAGTCGTGCCCCAGCATATATCCTTTTAAGGATTTAGTGATTAGGTATTTTCGAGAGGAAATTAGACGGCATATCCTTGCGGGCATTCATGAAGCCGTTGGACGAGGAATTGacaccaagaaaaaaaaaaagaaaaaagaagcatTATCCTCCCTTTAGTCTGCTACATGAATTAAAcaaattgcatctcatgcttCTCTTTCAATGTTCAGGTTATggttggattgctatttttttaaggtttttatagcgatttgatatgtataaaataaaaaaatagttgaaaaattacaattcaGACACGAATCGTAGATTTTAGATGTCAAACTATATCATCACACACTGTTGTGCCGAAAGAATTTCTTTTGGTCGGTGACAGTAGTTATAAGCATTGATCCTGAAAGGCGTGGAGTGCTTGAACCGCAAATTGTTTACTTTTAAcattctttgatttttttttgttggttggAAAATTTTGCTCAAGATGATAAGGGGGCGCTCTCTTTTATGAGATGACTTTTTGGTCGCATGCATCAGAAAGTAATTTCTAATCATATTAAGTAAAAAAATTCGAGTGTGTTTATATAAATCACTTGccaaccaaaaaagaaaaaagaaaaaccaattACCAACCCATATTAAATAAGTTTCGACAACTGCAAAAATACAAACTGTTCATAGTCACTTAAGTGGCTGATCAACCATCATGCCGAGAATATATGTAGCTGTTTTCAGTGGCTTTTTTTAATCGAGTTTCTACTCCTATCGGCTCCCCTTTCCTGTGGATTAGAATAGATTATGTTATATGAATGTTACCATTgcgacaaaaaaaaacaaaaaaaccatCATCCCACGACTGCTTCTCATTCCTCAAAAGTGAGAATGAAAAGGAAATTACTCCTTCCATTCCACAAAGATAGGCATGCTTTTATTTTTAAACAAATTAAGACAAGGAAGTTGACGCAGTCAAAACATTTAATTTGCTTCTTAATTTCTTATTAAATCTATTCATTAATACTAGTATTAGTGGTGTATTTATTGTTCCAATCAGAACATTTGATCAATGGAATAGCAAATTTGTTGATTAACACACACTTATTAAAAATGGATATAATTGTAAACTAATTATTCTTCTAAGAAAGAAATGAGCCTATAATTAATtgagacaaataaaaaaaaaaagaagaggaagtgAGCTTATTTTTAACGTGACGGCTTAAAAACACTTCTAGATGGAAATCTTGGAAACTTTCGAGTTCCAAAACCTTAGCGTAAACAGTCGGCTCTCGGGTGGAGTCGTTTTCGCCGGAAGGCGGAGACATTTCTACTTTGTAGTCGTTTTCAGTCTTCTTTAGCCAACGATGGCAGAAGCGTTAATCCAGACATAAACGTACCCAATATTCTACATGTCCACTTATGATGAGCTCTTCCAGAATCCAGAAGAATAAGGGAAGCATCCGATCCTAAGGCTGGATGAGGGATGCTGGATTGATTAATTCAAAGGAATAACAACGTTGTAATGAAACAACAAAAATTCTCAATCCCTAACAGTTCCATAGACTATTTGACCTTTTCATAGCCCCAATTGGTCAATACCAACACCTGGCAATCAACCAATGGGTTTATGCAGTCGCGAAGAAATAATCGTGCAAGGAAAAAatcgaatcaagtcgagccgacctcgagctcgagctcgaaaaaaaataaaaaataattattttatttttaaaaaaataaataaaataatattttttcttaataaataataaatattaaggatatatacgtaattttactatgaaaataaaaaataaaaaatatatatatataatatacgtaattttattattaaataaaaataaaaataaaaaaatatttatatatacccaagctcgcgagccaacgaacttaatattctgagctcgaactcgagctcgagtttgactcgagccggctcgagctcgactcgagcttgatttcagcggctcgattcgtttgcacccctaCTTTTGacaagcccaaaaaaaaaaaaaaacaattacgAAGAATGTTTGGGTGCCAATAGTTACAGCAGATATCCAAATAATTCCTCGTTGgtcaaaattaaaattaatctACTTACATTGTAgttgtttatttaattttattgtctGGCAAAATCAAATTGAAAATAGAAAAGTAAAAGGCATTATATATAGTACTAGTCAAGGACATAGTTCCAAGTTCCAAAAGGGGCAGTTTCGTCGACCGATCCAATTTGAACCTACTGTAGTAGGCAGTTTCGtcattaccttttttttttttttaagcaaattAATAAGTATATCCATGTATGGATAAGCTTCCCAAGCAGTAGTAATTATTAGCTGTATTACTAATTTTCTCCTTCCCACAAACCGAAGGAAAATCAATTTAAAAAAGCACACCGCCGCGCCTTTGAACTTCCGTCCCTCCTTTACCAGTTTCCACACGCCTTTCCTCTGTTCCTGTCTCCTTTCCTTGTGTCCTATAAATACCGTCCAtcctatctctctctctccattcTCAAACCGAAAAAGCATCCCAAAAATTTTAACCAAATTTCATAAATTCTTCTTCCCATTTCGATTTTATAGAAGCGTTTAGTTTTATGAACAATGGTGGATTTGGAttggaaaacaaaaatgatCTCATCCGATATACCAAGCACATCTCCTAGGCTTTCCAATATGCTTCAAATCTCCATACCTTCTAGTACTACACCAACCGTTCGGGTCGCCGATTTATCACCGGCTTCTGAGTCGGCTTGTTCGGCCTACGAGCACTACTTGCGACTTCCGGAGCTGAAAAAGCTGTGGAGCTCTCAAGATGTTCCCACCTGGAGAAACGAATCCATACTTAAACCGGCTCTGCAAGGCTTGGAGATTACTTTCCGGTTCATCTCAGCCGTTTTGTCCGACTCTAGACCCTACGCTAACCGGAGAGAATGGAGGCGGCGGCTGGAGTCTCTGGCCACCGGCCAGGTTGAGATTATAGCTTTGCTGTGCCAAGAAGGCGAGGAGGACTACAGGACGCGTGGCACCGCGCCGATTGTTGACCTGACATCGAATTCCGGCGTGTTGGTTCGCGAGAGCAGCTCCGCGGAGGTGTGGAAGCTCACCGGAGGAGATAATAAAACAGTGGTGAGCAGAGCGAGCGAGGCTAGCTTGCTGCCTCGCCTTGCCACGTGGCAGAAGTCGGAAGACGTCGCCCGGAAGATCCTCTACTCCATCGAGTGCGAGATGAGGAGCTGTCCTTATACTTTAGGCTTGGGCGAGCCGAATCTCTGCGGCAAGCCGAGCCTGGACTACGATCGCGTGTGCAAGCCGGCTGAGCTCCACGCCTTGAAAAGATCCCCGTCCGATCACATGAATCTTCAAAACTCTGAAAACCAAACGCTTTACAGCGTTCACCAAATCTTAGAATCATGGATCTACACGTCGGGGCAAATTTTGAAGAGAATCTCGGATCAAATCGAAGAAAGAGAGTTTGAGAGCGCCTCCAGTAATTGCTGGCTACTCGAGAAAATTTGGAATCTGTTGAGCCAAATCGAAGATCTCCATTTACTGATGGATCCGGACGACTTCCTCCGGCTGAAGAATCAACTGTCTATTAAAGCGACGTCGGAGAATGATTTGTTCTGCTTCAGGTCGAGAGAACTGGTTGACATAACCAAGTTCTCAAAAGATTTGAGGCACAAAGTGCCCTTCATTTTGGAGGTGGAGGTGGACCCCAAGGGAGGGCCGAGAATACAAGAGGCGGCCATGGAGTTGTACCGGAGGAAGAATGGGTTTGAGAGGATTCATTTGCTCCAGGGCTTGCAGGCGGTGGAGATGGCGGTTAAGAGGTTCTATTATTCGTATAAGCAGCTGCTGGTGGTGGTAATGGGAAGCGTGGAGGCGAAGGGGAACAAGGGCTTCGTTGGGGTGGATGCAGGGGATACATTGGCTCAGATATTTCTGGAGCCCACTTATTTTCCGAGTTTGGATGCTGCCAAGACGTTCTTGGGGGACTATTGGAGCCATGAACGCCGGTGGTGCAGTCCGGAGAGACGGAGGCAGTGAGCAGGGATATGTCCGTACGGGGCATGCTTGGATACCGATAATCACAAGTTccataattattattttattaataattgCTGTGATATTGGATTGATTAATGTAATATACAAATTCTTGTGGAGCCGGATGAGAGTGATGTAAAATTTTGACACAACAGCTAAAATGAATTGTAGTAATTCCTTTCTCGACGACTCAAACTCCAATTTACAAATCAGCAGGTTCGGATCCTACCAGCTGCAGAATTAGATATTCGTTTGGTCACTTGACAAGGCGTGATCCCGATGTCGAGCCGTTGAATTTCCTTGGCTGTGGAGGAGCGTGTATCCAATCACTGCAAGAGGGACTGTGTCACAGTTACATACCCAATCAATAACATCAAACCCACTATTCTTAAAAGATTGGAATCCTAAAATGAGCACCACatcaaattaattaaaacaagaTGACATTCAAGTAAGAAGCAATAAAGCATCAAGTATTGCTAAAAccttataaatttattaataacAATTCAAATACATAGATAAATCTTTGAGTCTTAACTTCTACTAACCTTAGACTTCAAAATTTTGAGACCAAATTTGAACCCAGACGAGAGTTGAGAGTGTTCTCTTCTTTCTCCTCCTAACAAGTTGTTCTAAGTtgattgggtttgtttggacaactttgatttcaaataaaaaaatttacttcacaaatttcaaccacctttttatctttctaaTCACCT contains:
- the LOC113760479 gene encoding nematode resistance protein-like HSPRO2 yields the protein MVDLDWKTKMISSDIPSTSPRLSNMLQISIPSSTTPTVRVADLSPASESACSAYEHYLRLPELKKLWSSQDVPTWRNESILKPALQGLEITFRFISAVLSDSRPYANRREWRRRLESLATGQVEIIALLCQEGEEDYRTRGTAPIVDLTSNSGVLVRESSSAEVWKLTGGDNKTVVSRASEASLLPRLATWQKSEDVARKILYSIECEMRSCPYTLGLGEPNLCGKPSLDYDRVCKPAELHALKRSPSDHMNLQNSENQTLYSVHQILESWIYTSGQILKRISDQIEEREFESASSNCWLLEKIWNLLSQIEDLHLLMDPDDFLRLKNQLSIKATSENDLFCFRSRELVDITKFSKDLRHKVPFILEVEVDPKGGPRIQEAAMELYRRKNGFERIHLLQGLQAVEMAVKRFYYSYKQLLVVVMGSVEAKGNKGFVGVDAGDTLAQIFLEPTYFPSLDAAKTFLGDYWSHERRWCSPERRRQ